In bacterium, the genomic window AGCGGCCAGCCCCGAGCCGTTTCGCCTACGGAACATCTGCATTATGGAATTGATCACGAGTTCGTGTCTTGCACGGCATCGTCAAGGCGGCGGCGATCGCCCAACCGAGGACCGTCCATCCGACGGTCAAGTTGATCAGCATGACCAACTTGGTGTCAGGGTGGCGGATGAGGTGGGCGACGATGCTGGGTAGCAGGAAGACGAGACAAAGTGTGGCAACCGGCCCGCCGACAATGGGCAAAAGACCCAGTGCGATGATGAAGAGAACCCGGTTCATTTGCGATCGGGTTGTGAGGGTTCCTGATTTCTCACCGAAGTCAGCTCCGCAGTGGCGAGACGCAAGACCCGCAACACGTGTTCGTAGTTGCCAGGGCATTTACTTTCTCGGCTGCCAGCGATGTTCAGGATTCCATCGAATTGGC contains:
- a CDS encoding superinfection immunity protein; the encoded protein is MNRVLFIIALGLLPIVGGPVATLCLVFLLPSIVAHLIRHPDTKLVMLINLTVGWTVLGWAIAAALTMPCKTRTRDQFHNADVP